In a single window of the Nodularia spumigena CCY9414 genome:
- a CDS encoding DUF433 domain-containing protein → MSVLLERITINPKQCGGRPCIRGMRIRVSDILDLFAAGLSAEEILAEMPDLEADDLKAALSYASRKLNHPVLVA, encoded by the coding sequence ATGTCAGTCCTACTGGAAAGAATCACAATCAATCCCAAACAATGTGGTGGTCGTCCCTGCATTCGAGGTATGAGAATTAGAGTATCAGATATTTTAGATTTATTTGCGGCTGGACTCAGTGCAGAAGAAATATTAGCAGAAATGCCTGATCTTGAGGCTGATGACTTAAAAGCAGCACTTTCCTATGCTTCTCGTAAACTCAATCATCCAGTCCTAGTAGCATGA
- a CDS encoding DUF5615 family PIN-like protein, with translation MNNLRFLADVHISPLTVAALKLKGYDILRSTDLLPNTAADVDILELARVEGRVIITQDLDFSMLIAVGKYNQPSLVTLRLSSAKPDVITQRLLDVLPQLEEELTQGSALTIDDNSVRIRKLPIR, from the coding sequence ATGAATAACCTTCGCTTTCTTGCTGATGTGCATATTTCCCCTCTAACAGTTGCAGCTTTAAAATTGAAGGGCTATGACATTTTGCGGAGTACAGATTTGCTCCCTAACACTGCGGCTGATGTAGATATTTTGGAACTTGCAAGAGTTGAAGGTCGAGTTATTATCACCCAAGATTTAGATTTTTCGATGTTGATAGCTGTTGGTAAGTATAACCAACCAAGTTTGGTGACATTGCGGTTATCTTCTGCAAAACCTGATGTGATTACACAAAGATTGTTGGATGTTTTACCTCAGTTAGAGGAAGAACTTACTCAAGGTTCAGCCCTGACAATTGATGATAATTCTGTACGTATTCGTAAGCTGCCAATTCGTTGA
- a CDS encoding DUF433 domain-containing protein, with amino-acid sequence MLAQLDRITVNPNVCLGQPTIRGMRITVGFILKLLASHLSVQEVLAAYPELEDEDIRQALNYAAWTVSDKIVGIPSA; translated from the coding sequence GTGCTGGCTCAATTAGATCGCATTACTGTTAATCCTAACGTTTGCCTTGGACAACCAACAATTCGGGGAATGCGTATCACTGTGGGCTTTATTCTGAAATTGCTGGCCAGCCACCTTTCGGTTCAAGAAGTTTTAGCAGCTTATCCCGAATTAGAGGATGAAGATATCCGACAGGCGCTTAACTACGCTGCTTGGACAGTTTCAGATAAAATTGTCGGTATTCCTTCGGCATGA
- the rpmG gene encoding 50S ribosomal protein L33, producing MAKSKGARIIMTLECTECRTNPDKRSPGVSRYTSTKNRRNTTNRLELKKFCTHCNKHTVHKEIK from the coding sequence ATGGCTAAGAGTAAAGGTGCCCGCATAATAATGACACTCGAATGTACTGAGTGTCGTACTAACCCAGATAAGAGATCGCCTGGTGTTTCCAGATATACCAGCACCAAGAACCGTCGCAACACGACTAACCGCTTAGAACTGAAAAAGTTCTGTACCCATTGCAACAAACACACTGTACACAAGGAAATTAAGTAA
- the rpsR gene encoding 30S ribosomal protein S18 translates to MSYYRRRLSPIKPGDPIDYKDVDLLRKYITERGKILPRRITGLTCKQQRDLTLAIKRARIVALLPFVNAEA, encoded by the coding sequence ATGAGTTATTATCGTCGTCGCCTGTCTCCCATTAAGCCAGGAGACCCAATTGATTACAAAGATGTTGATTTGTTGCGTAAGTATATTACCGAGCGGGGAAAAATATTACCACGCCGGATTACTGGACTTACCTGTAAGCAACAGCGAGACTTGACATTAGCAATTAAACGGGCGCGGATTGTGGCTTTATTGCCATTTGTCAATGCAGAAGCTTAA
- a CDS encoding type II toxin-antitoxin system VapC family toxin, giving the protein MIVLDTHIWVWWVQNDSRLTAKHRQWLQDYQKSGLGISILSCWEVAKLVEKNRLILPLSINEWLEVALAYPGVQLLDLTLPIVVDSTQLKGFHSDPFDQLIVATARFYYCHLLTVDAKILNYPDVKTLK; this is encoded by the coding sequence ATGATTGTACTTGACACTCACATCTGGGTTTGGTGGGTACAAAACGATTCACGACTGACCGCAAAACACAGACAATGGTTACAAGATTATCAGAAATCAGGACTAGGAATCAGCATTCTTTCTTGTTGGGAAGTAGCAAAATTAGTTGAAAAAAATAGACTAATTCTGCCCTTATCTATTAATGAATGGTTAGAAGTTGCTTTGGCTTATCCTGGAGTACAGCTATTAGATTTGACTCTACCAATAGTTGTTGATTCAACTCAATTAAAAGGTTTTCATAGTGACCCATTTGACCAACTTATCGTAGCAACAGCCAGGTTTTATTATTGTCATTTATTAACTGTTGATGCAAAGATTCTTAATTATCCTGATGTCAAGACGCTCAAATAA
- a CDS encoding ribonuclease catalytic domain-containing protein has product MDKGTLVEFRVQGDRRLGVVDRPDGKTRWFIVDERGQSHSLAPRQITYTVNGQTYKPSEIASFQGQVQPYIDPSSLEVAWELLVEDGETVTPAQMANLLFSESEAAACYAAHCLLSEDKLYFKQKGEAYEPRTAAQVAELKHQTEVKALKAKGQEEFLARVEQALQGEAVEWQRHDRQRLEALEKYAALLADVVRMGVNYDTLARAYPPPAPVLETMNMLGRPATPPGAFQLLIDLGWWDAHENLFVRRSSIPVQFPSKVLEVAQQRLDFPPTDLDTNRLDLSHLKVYTIDDESTTEIDDGLSWEILPDGRERLWVHIADPTRWLVPEDELDLEARKRGSTVYLPTGMVPMFPELLATGPMSLVQGRISCALSFGVVLDESGGVEDYTIHPSFIKPTYRLTYEDVDEMLELGVEAEPEIEAIANWAKRRKSWRYNQGAISINMPEATIKVKNDQIDIDILDDSSSRQLVAEMMIMAGEVAARYGQAHNIPLPFRGQPQPELPPDEELLLLPAGFVRSCAMRRCMPKSEMSITPLRHAGLGLNTYTQATSPIRRYSDLLTHFQLKAHLRGESLPFTADQLREVMMTVTSTTQEVTMVERQTNRYWALEYLRRHPDQVWDVTVLMWLREDSNLALILLEDLGLQLPMFFKRSVGLGEQVLVKVSHADPQKDMIQFQEIIYQESHQATN; this is encoded by the coding sequence GTGGATAAGGGTACGCTAGTTGAATTTAGGGTTCAAGGCGATCGCCGTCTGGGAGTAGTAGACCGCCCGGACGGTAAAACCCGTTGGTTTATAGTAGACGAACGTGGTCAATCTCACAGCCTCGCGCCTAGACAAATTACTTATACAGTTAACGGACAAACCTATAAACCCTCTGAAATTGCCAGTTTTCAAGGGCAAGTTCAACCTTATATAGATCCCTCCAGTCTGGAAGTAGCTTGGGAATTACTGGTGGAGGATGGAGAAACAGTCACACCAGCCCAAATGGCGAATCTGCTGTTTTCCGAATCAGAAGCGGCTGCTTGTTATGCTGCCCATTGCTTGTTATCAGAAGACAAACTCTATTTCAAACAAAAAGGAGAAGCCTATGAACCACGCACGGCGGCGCAGGTAGCAGAACTCAAACACCAGACAGAAGTAAAAGCACTCAAAGCCAAGGGACAAGAAGAATTTTTAGCTCGCGTAGAGCAAGCCCTCCAAGGCGAAGCAGTGGAATGGCAACGCCACGACCGCCAGCGATTAGAAGCCCTGGAAAAATACGCAGCATTGCTGGCTGATGTCGTGCGAATGGGAGTAAATTATGATACTTTAGCTCGTGCCTATCCGCCGCCAGCCCCAGTGTTAGAAACAATGAATATGCTGGGTCGTCCGGCAACTCCTCCAGGAGCCTTTCAGTTATTAATAGATTTAGGTTGGTGGGATGCCCATGAAAACTTGTTTGTGCGTCGTTCGTCAATTCCGGTTCAGTTTCCTAGCAAGGTATTAGAAGTGGCGCAACAGCGTTTGGATTTCCCCCCCACTGACTTAGATACAAATCGCCTAGATTTGTCTCATTTAAAGGTTTATACAATTGATGATGAAAGCACCACAGAGATAGACGATGGTCTAAGTTGGGAAATACTACCAGATGGGCGAGAACGGTTGTGGGTGCATATTGCCGATCCTACCCGGTGGTTAGTCCCAGAAGATGAATTAGACTTAGAAGCCAGAAAACGGGGCAGTACCGTATATTTACCAACGGGGATGGTTCCCATGTTCCCCGAATTATTGGCAACTGGTCCCATGAGTTTGGTACAGGGAAGGATTTCTTGCGCCTTAAGTTTTGGCGTGGTTTTAGATGAAAGCGGTGGTGTAGAAGATTACACCATTCATCCTAGTTTTATCAAGCCAACTTATCGCCTCACCTACGAAGATGTGGATGAGATGTTGGAGTTAGGTGTGGAAGCAGAACCGGAAATTGAGGCGATCGCTAACTGGGCAAAGCGGCGCAAATCTTGGCGGTATAATCAAGGAGCCATCAGCATCAATATGCCAGAGGCGACGATCAAAGTCAAAAATGACCAGATCGATATTGATATTTTAGATGATTCCTCATCGCGGCAATTAGTAGCAGAAATGATGATTATGGCGGGTGAAGTAGCAGCCCGTTACGGTCAAGCTCACAATATACCTTTGCCCTTTCGCGGTCAACCACAACCAGAATTACCCCCAGACGAAGAATTACTTTTACTCCCAGCCGGATTTGTTCGCTCCTGCGCCATGCGTCGTTGTATGCCCAAGAGTGAAATGAGCATTACGCCTTTACGCCATGCTGGTTTAGGTTTAAATACGTACACTCAAGCAACTTCTCCCATTCGCCGTTACAGTGACTTACTGACTCACTTTCAACTTAAAGCCCACTTACGGGGTGAAAGTTTACCCTTTACAGCCGACCAACTCCGAGAAGTGATGATGACAGTCACCTCTACCACCCAAGAAGTCACAATGGTAGAACGGCAAACTAATAGATATTGGGCTTTAGAATATTTGCGCCGTCATCCCGACCAAGTTTGGGACGTGACAGTTTTAATGTGGTTACGAGAAGACAGCAATTTAGCACTAATTCTGTTAGAAGATTTGGGCTTACAGTTGCCGATGTTCTTTAAACGTTCTGTAGGATTAGGAGAACAGGTATTAGTCAAAGTTAGTCACGCTGACCCGCAAAAAGATATGATTCAGTTTCAGGAAATAATTTATCAAGAAAGCCATCAAGCAACGAATTAG
- a CDS encoding DUF5615 family PIN-like protein produces the protein MTIFAALYIDEDMSALVATLLRSRGLDVTTVPEQATLGKTDREQLEFATSLCRCLLTHNRVDFERLHLQFIEEEKQHFGIIVVPQKNAYEIAQRVGILVSTLMADEIKNQVLYA, from the coding sequence ATGACCATCTTTGCTGCACTTTATATAGATGAGGATATGTCCGCATTAGTCGCCACCCTTTTACGTTCTCGTGGTTTGGATGTGACAACCGTTCCTGAACAAGCAACCCTGGGAAAAACTGATCGTGAACAGCTAGAATTTGCAACTTCTCTATGTAGATGTCTCCTCACCCATAACCGAGTTGATTTTGAAAGATTGCATCTTCAATTTATAGAGGAAGAAAAACAGCATTTTGGAATTATCGTTGTTCCTCAGAAAAATGCTTATGAAATTGCACAACGGGTTGGCATTTTGGTAAGTACCTTAATGGCTGATGAAATTAAAAATCAGGTATTATATGCCTAA
- a CDS encoding B12-binding domain-containing radical SAM protein codes for MRILLVYPIFPKTFWSYEKILELVDRKVLLPPLGLVTVAAILPQEWEFKLVDRNIRAITEAEWAWADVVILSAMIVQKEDLLGQIQEAKRRGKLVAVGGPYPTSVPHEVENVGADFLILDEGEITLPMFIAAIQRGETSGVFRATEKPDVTGTPIPRFDLLELNAYDMMSVQFSRGCPFQCEFCDIIVLYGRKPRTKTPAQLLAELDCLYELGWRRGVFMVDDNFIGNKRNVKLLLKELKVWMEEHQYPFRFDTEASVDLAQDPEMLELMVESGFSAVFLGIETPDEDSLQLTKKFQNTRSSLADAVQTIIKAGLRPMAGFIIGFDGEKAGAGDRIVRFAEQAAIPSTTFAMLQALPNTALWHRLKREGRLRENQDGNINQTTLMNFLPTRPLEDIGREYIEAFCTLYDPINYLDRTYRCFLMMGLPKWKAPSKMPEWIVVKALLIVIWRQGIVRETRWKFWHHLFSILKRNPGVIEHYISVCAHNEHFLEYRQIVRDQIESQVAAYLAQGTEEPYVLVDKKAEEKAEAIAS; via the coding sequence ATGCGAATCTTACTGGTATATCCAATATTTCCCAAAACCTTTTGGTCTTATGAGAAAATTCTAGAGTTAGTTGATCGCAAGGTTCTGTTACCACCTTTGGGTTTAGTCACAGTAGCGGCGATTCTGCCGCAAGAATGGGAGTTCAAGCTGGTTGACCGCAACATTCGCGCCATCACAGAAGCAGAATGGGCATGGGCAGATGTGGTAATTCTTTCCGCTATGATTGTCCAGAAGGAAGATTTATTAGGGCAAATTCAAGAAGCAAAACGACGTGGTAAGTTAGTTGCTGTGGGTGGTCCTTATCCTACTTCTGTTCCTCATGAAGTGGAAAATGTCGGTGCTGATTTCCTGATTCTCGATGAAGGGGAAATCACCTTACCCATGTTTATTGCGGCGATTCAACGGGGTGAAACTTCTGGTGTTTTCCGCGCCACAGAAAAACCAGATGTCACAGGTACGCCAATTCCCCGGTTTGATTTATTAGAATTGAATGCTTATGACATGATGTCGGTACAGTTTTCGCGCGGGTGTCCTTTCCAGTGCGAATTTTGTGACATTATTGTTCTCTACGGACGCAAGCCACGCACTAAAACCCCTGCACAACTATTAGCAGAGTTAGATTGTCTGTATGAATTGGGTTGGCGGCGGGGTGTATTTATGGTGGATGACAATTTTATCGGTAACAAGCGCAATGTGAAATTGTTGCTGAAAGAGTTGAAAGTCTGGATGGAAGAACATCAGTATCCTTTCCGCTTTGATACCGAAGCTTCTGTAGATTTAGCACAAGATCCAGAAATGCTGGAATTGATGGTTGAGTCTGGCTTCTCTGCGGTGTTCTTAGGAATTGAAACCCCGGATGAAGATAGTCTACAATTAACGAAGAAGTTTCAAAATACTCGCAGTTCCCTAGCCGATGCAGTGCAAACAATTATTAAGGCTGGATTGCGGCCAATGGCTGGGTTTATTATCGGGTTTGATGGCGAAAAAGCAGGTGCTGGCGATCGCATTGTTAGATTTGCCGAACAAGCCGCTATTCCCTCTACTACCTTCGCTATGTTACAAGCTTTACCAAATACAGCATTGTGGCATCGTTTGAAAAGAGAAGGACGACTGCGAGAAAATCAAGATGGTAACATTAACCAAACAACGTTGATGAATTTTCTTCCTACCCGTCCTCTAGAAGATATTGGCAGAGAATATATTGAAGCGTTCTGCACTTTATATGATCCAATTAACTATTTGGATCGTACCTATCGCTGTTTCTTAATGATGGGTTTACCAAAATGGAAAGCACCTTCCAAAATGCCTGAATGGATAGTTGTGAAGGCGTTACTAATTGTAATTTGGCGACAAGGTATTGTACGCGAAACTCGCTGGAAATTCTGGCATCACTTGTTTAGTATCCTCAAGCGTAACCCAGGAGTTATAGAGCATTATATCTCTGTCTGCGCTCACAATGAGCATTTTCTAGAGTATCGCCAAATTGTCCGCGATCAAATTGAAAGCCAGGTAGCTGCGTATTTGGCACAAGGGACAGAAGAACCTTATGTATTGGTAGATAAAAAAGCTGAGGAAAAAGCCGAGGCGATCGCTAGTTAG
- a CDS encoding DUF433 domain-containing protein, with protein sequence MFAETSSRYVTRNPEILGGEPIITGTRTSIRAIVGLWRLGIMPEEILNHLPHLTLAQVFDALSFYLDHQAEINDYIERNQVPHELIHSSVKNTLGTI encoded by the coding sequence ATGTTTGCTGAAACTTCCTCACGCTATGTTACCCGCAATCCTGAAATTTTAGGTGGAGAGCCAATTATTACAGGAACTCGTACATCTATCCGCGCTATTGTTGGTTTATGGCGATTGGGAATTATGCCAGAAGAAATCCTCAATCATTTACCTCATTTAACACTAGCACAAGTATTTGATGCCCTGAGTTTTTATCTTGACCATCAAGCAGAAATTAATGATTATATTGAACGAAATCAAGTGCCTCATGAATTGATACATTCTTCTGTAAAAAATACATTAGGCACAATATGA
- a CDS encoding S9 family peptidase encodes MNKDKVLPKIVTPPIAEQQPEVLELHSDRRIDNYFWMNDLENPKVTAYLEAENAYTAAMMEHTEALQTQIYNEMLARIKETDLSVPFRKDEYYYYSRTEEGKGYSIHCRKKGSLEAPEEVLIDENELAKGHDFFELGVFDVSPNHQILAYSFDTSGSEQYTLYFLDLNTHQLYPETIAETYFSFAWGNDNQTGFYTKIDDANRPYQLLKHTLATSPQEDVLIYEEKDDLYHLYVGKTRSESYILMLLQSSITTEVHYLDANHPQSDFQIIHPRTTGVEYDVDHHNDNFYIVTNDEATNFKLLKTPVASPLKENWQTIIPHREDVLLLGVSLFANHLVIYERKGGLQTARVHNLSTGEESNISFPEPTYEFDEGNNPEFNTNILRFHYTSLITPHSVFDYNMETNERELKKQTEVLGGYDKTQYQSEWLMATATDGTKVPISIVYKQGINKDGKNPLLLTGYGAYGSSYPASFSSTRLTLLDRGIVFAIAHIRGGEEMGRKWYEEGKFLQKKNTFTDFITCTEYLITKGWTASDRLVITGGSAGGLLMGAVMNMRPDLFKAVIANVPFVDVVTTILDTSLPLSAIEWEEWGNPNDKVYYDYMKSYSPYDNVEAKNYPDLLITAGLNDSRVKYWEPAKWTAKLREIKTDNHILLLKTNMEGGHSGASGRYESLRELAFEDAFILDRLGLGNT; translated from the coding sequence ATGAATAAAGATAAAGTTTTACCAAAAATAGTCACGCCACCGATTGCGGAACAACAGCCAGAGGTTTTAGAATTGCATAGCGATCGCCGCATAGACAACTACTTTTGGATGAACGACCTAGAAAACCCGAAAGTTACCGCTTATCTGGAAGCTGAAAACGCCTACACAGCAGCAATGATGGAGCATACAGAAGCATTGCAAACCCAGATATACAACGAAATGCTGGCGCGAATCAAAGAAACAGATTTATCAGTTCCATTTCGGAAAGATGAATATTATTACTATTCCCGCACAGAAGAAGGCAAAGGTTATTCAATTCATTGTCGGAAAAAGGGGAGTTTAGAAGCTCCTGAAGAAGTGCTAATAGATGAAAACGAATTAGCTAAAGGGCACGATTTTTTTGAATTGGGTGTATTTGACGTTAGCCCCAATCATCAAATATTAGCTTATTCCTTTGATACTAGCGGTTCAGAACAATATACACTGTATTTTCTGGATTTGAATACACATCAGTTATATCCAGAAACAATTGCCGAAACTTATTTTTCCTTTGCTTGGGGTAACGATAATCAAACTGGATTTTACACCAAAATTGATGACGCTAATCGTCCTTACCAACTTCTCAAACACACATTAGCAACTTCCCCTCAAGAAGATGTGCTGATTTATGAAGAAAAAGATGATCTTTATCATTTATATGTTGGCAAAACCCGCAGCGAATCATATATATTGATGCTTTTGCAAAGTAGCATCACGACAGAAGTTCACTATTTGGATGCGAATCATCCCCAGAGTGACTTTCAAATAATTCACCCCCGAACTACAGGGGTAGAATATGATGTTGACCATCACAACGATAACTTCTACATTGTTACCAACGACGAAGCCACTAATTTTAAACTACTGAAAACGCCAGTAGCTTCGCCATTAAAAGAAAATTGGCAAACGATAATTCCCCACAGAGAAGATGTGCTGCTATTAGGGGTGAGCCTGTTTGCTAATCACTTAGTAATTTATGAAAGAAAAGGCGGCTTGCAAACTGCAAGGGTGCATAACCTATCCACAGGTGAAGAAAGTAATATTAGTTTTCCTGAACCAACTTATGAATTTGATGAAGGCAATAACCCAGAATTTAACACTAATATATTGCGCTTTCATTACACCTCTTTAATTACTCCCCATTCTGTGTTTGATTACAACATGGAAACAAATGAACGGGAATTGAAAAAACAAACAGAAGTATTAGGTGGCTACGATAAAACTCAATATCAGAGTGAATGGCTAATGGCTACTGCGACTGATGGCACAAAAGTTCCCATCTCTATTGTTTACAAACAAGGAATTAACAAAGATGGTAAAAATCCTTTGTTACTTACAGGATACGGTGCTTATGGGTCATCTTACCCAGCATCGTTTTCATCCACCAGATTAACACTATTAGACCGGGGAATAGTGTTTGCCATAGCTCATATTCGTGGCGGCGAAGAAATGGGGCGCAAGTGGTATGAAGAAGGCAAATTCTTACAGAAAAAGAATACCTTTACAGATTTTATCACCTGTACAGAATATTTAATTACTAAAGGTTGGACAGCAAGCGATCGCTTAGTAATTACTGGTGGAAGTGCAGGCGGTTTATTAATGGGTGCAGTAATGAATATGCGTCCTGATTTATTTAAAGCAGTAATCGCCAATGTCCCCTTTGTAGACGTAGTGACAACAATTTTAGATACCTCCCTACCCCTATCAGCAATAGAATGGGAAGAATGGGGAAATCCCAACGACAAAGTTTATTATGACTACATGAAATCTTACTCGCCCTACGATAATGTGGAAGCCAAAAATTACCCAGATTTATTAATCACTGCTGGTTTAAATGATTCTCGCGTCAAATATTGGGAACCCGCCAAATGGACAGCCAAACTCCGAGAAATCAAAACAGATAATCATATTTTGTTGCTCAAAACCAACATGGAAGGAGGACATAGTGGTGCATCTGGACGTTATGAAAGCTTGCGAGAATTAGCTTTTGAAGACGCTTTTATTCTCGATAGATTGGGTTTAGGAAATACTTAA
- the hemE gene encoding uroporphyrinogen decarboxylase: protein MGVSLTAPHLLRAARGEVVDRPPVWMMRQAGRYMKAYRDLREKYPSFRDRSEIPEVAIEVSLQPWRAFAPDGVILFSDIVTPLPGLGIEMDIAEGKGPIINSPLRSQEQIDRLRPLEPEASLPFIKTILQALRQEVGNQSTVLGFVGAPWTLAAYAVEGKGSKTYSVIKNMAFSDPTILHQLLGKFADAIAVYARYQIDCGAQVVQMFDSWAGQLSPQDYDTFALPYQQRVFQQVKQTHPDTPLILLVSGSAGVLERMPKSGADIVTVDWAVDMAEARARLGKHVKVQGNLDPGVLFGSQDFIRDRILDTVHKAGNWGHILNLGHGVLPETPEENVAFFFETAKQLKSVGV, encoded by the coding sequence ATGGGTGTTTCGTTAACGGCTCCTCATCTCCTTCGGGCTGCGCGTGGTGAAGTAGTAGATCGTCCCCCCGTCTGGATGATGCGACAAGCGGGACGATATATGAAAGCATATCGAGATTTAAGGGAAAAATATCCTTCTTTCCGCGATCGCTCGGAAATCCCCGAAGTGGCTATAGAAGTTTCCCTGCAACCTTGGAGAGCATTCGCGCCAGACGGAGTGATTTTATTTTCCGACATTGTAACCCCGTTGCCTGGTTTGGGCATTGAGATGGACATTGCGGAAGGTAAAGGCCCAATTATTAACTCGCCCCTTCGTAGTCAAGAACAAATTGATCGTCTGCGTCCTTTAGAACCAGAAGCATCACTACCGTTTATTAAAACTATATTGCAAGCGTTACGCCAGGAAGTAGGCAATCAGTCAACTGTTTTAGGCTTTGTGGGTGCGCCGTGGACTTTAGCCGCTTATGCGGTGGAGGGTAAAGGTTCTAAAACCTACTCCGTGATTAAAAATATGGCGTTCTCAGATCCGACGATTTTACATCAGCTATTAGGTAAATTTGCTGATGCGATCGCTGTTTATGCACGCTATCAAATTGACTGCGGCGCTCAAGTTGTGCAAATGTTCGATTCTTGGGCTGGTCAATTGAGTCCCCAAGATTATGACACTTTTGCTCTGCCTTATCAGCAAAGAGTTTTTCAGCAAGTCAAACAAACTCACCCCGATACACCGTTAATTTTGTTAGTTAGCGGTAGTGCCGGTGTGCTAGAAAGAATGCCTAAATCTGGTGCAGATATTGTCACTGTGGATTGGGCTGTGGATATGGCTGAAGCACGAGCGAGATTAGGTAAACACGTCAAAGTTCAGGGAAATCTTGATCCAGGTGTGTTGTTTGGTTCTCAAGATTTTATCCGCGATCGCATTCTTGATACAGTGCATAAAGCTGGTAATTGGGGTCATATTCTCAATCTTGGTCATGGTGTACTACCAGAAACTCCAGAAGAAAATGTGGCTTTCTTTTTTGAAACTGCAAAACAACTCAAATCTGTAGGCGTTTAA
- a CDS encoding NAD-dependent epimerase/dehydratase family protein, protein MNQKRILVTGASGCVGHYISEALIQNTNHELYLLVRNPKKLQVDIQARPGITVLQGDMQKINLLADLLPTIDTAVLTATAWGGEQTFDINVSKTLELIKMLDPQRCEQVIYFSTASVLDRYNQPLKEAGEIGTDYIRSKYDCLQKMSQLEIAPKITKVFPTLVLGGDDQKPYSHLTSGIPEVTKYINLIRCLQVDGSFHFIHGRDIATAVQYLIDSPPQENEPRQFILGQQALTANQAVEEVCAYLGKKIYFRIPLSIALANLIIAVFRIQMAAWDRFCMNNRHFSYENVVNPASLGLPNYCATMSDVLKISGVKAVK, encoded by the coding sequence ATGAATCAGAAACGGATTTTAGTGACAGGTGCAAGCGGTTGTGTAGGTCATTACATCTCAGAAGCCTTAATTCAAAATACTAATCACGAGTTATATTTACTGGTACGAAACCCGAAAAAACTGCAAGTTGATATTCAGGCGCGTCCAGGTATCACCGTTTTGCAGGGTGATATGCAAAAAATTAACCTTTTGGCTGATTTACTCCCAACAATTGATACAGCAGTCCTCACGGCTACGGCTTGGGGTGGTGAGCAGACATTTGATATTAATGTCTCCAAGACTCTAGAATTAATTAAAATGCTAGATCCGCAGCGCTGTGAACAAGTAATTTATTTTTCTACAGCAAGTGTTTTGGATAGATACAATCAACCCCTCAAAGAAGCTGGGGAAATTGGCACAGATTATATTCGTTCCAAATATGATTGTTTACAAAAAATGTCACAACTAGAAATAGCCCCGAAAATTACGAAAGTTTTCCCAACTTTAGTTTTAGGCGGTGACGATCAAAAACCTTATTCTCATCTGACATCGGGAATACCAGAAGTAACTAAATATATTAATTTAATTCGCTGTTTGCAGGTAGATGGCAGTTTTCATTTTATCCACGGGCGAGACATTGCCACTGCTGTACAATATTTAATTGATTCTCCTCCCCAGGAAAACGAACCACGCCAGTTTATTTTGGGACAACAAGCGTTAACAGCTAATCAAGCAGTGGAAGAAGTCTGCGCCTATCTGGGTAAAAAGATTTATTTCCGCATTCCTCTATCGATAGCATTAGCTAATTTAATTATTGCTGTCTTTCGGATTCAAATGGCTGCTTGGGATAGATTCTGCATGAACAATCGCCATTTTAGTTATGAAAATGTGGTCAATCCCGCCAGTTTGGGCTTACCAAATTACTGTGCAACTATGAGCGATGTTTTAAAAATTAGTGGTGTGAAAGCGGTAAAATAA